The following coding sequences lie in one Psychrobacter arenosus genomic window:
- the nspC gene encoding carboxynorspermidine decarboxylase: MTTATDLNTPYYQIDVPALRHNLSIVQRLCELSGAKALLALKCFATWGVFDFMSPYLHGTTSSSLNEVRLGKETFGNGHAKETHAYSVAYSQAEIDEVLQYADKIIFNSFNQLNAFKAKAQAQNVPVGLRLNPQTSNSSFLIADPARPFSRLGEHDISKVSEVLGDITGVMIHNNCENNSFAAFSASLNDIETKFGEIFHQLEWVSLGGGIHFIAPDYPLEQLAARLKAFSEKYGVQVYLEPGEACIHGAAKLVTTVLDTLHNGKPLAVVDSSIEAHMLDLLIYRETAPVVEINGEACQLTAVAADSDVEQQNTIICGKSCLAGDIFGEYQLAQPLKTGDRVAFGNAAGYTMVKKNWFNGVAMPAIVICNDDGVLQVQKTFGYEDFKASLS; the protein is encoded by the coding sequence ATGACCACAGCTACCGACCTAAATACGCCTTATTATCAAATCGATGTGCCGGCACTACGCCATAATTTAAGCATCGTGCAGCGCCTATGCGAATTGTCGGGTGCCAAAGCCTTACTCGCGCTAAAATGCTTTGCGACTTGGGGCGTATTTGATTTTATGAGCCCGTATTTACATGGTACGACCTCTTCGTCACTCAATGAAGTGCGCTTGGGTAAAGAGACCTTTGGCAATGGTCATGCCAAAGAAACGCATGCTTATAGCGTCGCTTACTCCCAAGCTGAAATTGACGAAGTACTCCAATACGCTGATAAGATAATCTTTAATTCATTCAATCAGTTAAACGCTTTTAAAGCCAAAGCGCAAGCGCAAAATGTACCGGTCGGGCTACGTCTAAATCCGCAAACCAGTAATTCCTCATTTTTGATAGCGGATCCGGCGCGTCCCTTTAGCCGTTTGGGTGAACACGATATTAGCAAAGTGAGCGAGGTATTGGGCGATATCACAGGCGTTATGATTCATAACAACTGTGAAAATAACAGCTTTGCCGCCTTTAGTGCCAGTTTGAACGATATCGAAACCAAATTTGGGGAGATATTCCATCAGCTTGAGTGGGTCAGCTTGGGCGGCGGTATTCATTTTATTGCGCCGGATTATCCGTTAGAGCAGCTTGCCGCCAGACTCAAAGCCTTCAGCGAGAAGTATGGTGTGCAAGTCTATTTGGAACCCGGCGAAGCTTGTATTCATGGGGCCGCCAAATTGGTCACGACGGTGCTAGATACGCTCCATAATGGTAAACCATTAGCGGTAGTCGACTCCTCAATCGAAGCGCATATGCTTGATTTATTGATTTATCGTGAGACTGCGCCGGTAGTTGAGATTAACGGTGAGGCTTGTCAACTGACTGCTGTAGCAGCGGATAGCGATGTGGAGCAACAAAACACCATCATCTGCGGTAAGTCTTGCTTAGCCGGTGATATCTTTGGCGAATACCAGCTTGCGCAGCCGTTAAAGACGGGTGATCGCGTCGCGTTTGGTAATGCTGCTGGTTATACCATGGTCAAAAAGAACTGGTTTAATGGGGTCGCTATGCCCGCCATCGTGATTTGCAATGATGACGGGGTATTGCAGGTACAAAAGACCTTTGGCTACGAAGACTTTAAAGCCAGTTTGTCGTAA
- a CDS encoding saccharopine dehydrogenase family protein: MNTTNPAKTPKRNVLILGAGGVAQVVAHKCAMNNDVLGELHIASRTKSKCDEIAASVVEKGSFKQAATLHTHEVDAMDTAAVAQLIRDTGVQIVLNVGSAFINMTVLEACIETGVAYIDTAIHEDPRKICETPPWYANYEWKRKQRCADNNITAILGAGFDPGMVNAYARLGYDMMDKGSVTDIDIIDINAGSHGKYFATNFDPEINFREFTGTVYSWQNSQWQSNKMFEVKRTDDLPVVGEQNSYLSGHDEIHSLSANLDVPNIRFWMGFGEHYINVFTVLQNLGLLSEQPVTTAEGLEVVPLKVVKAVLPDPSSLAPNYTGKTCIGDQVKGKINGEEAEVFIYNVSDHKDAYNEVGSQGISYTAGVPPVAAAMLIATGEWDAGKMVNVEELDARPFINLLNKIGLPTRIKDANGDRPLEFDI; the protein is encoded by the coding sequence TTGAACACCACCAACCCAGCTAAAACCCCAAAACGTAATGTCCTTATCCTTGGCGCCGGCGGCGTAGCGCAAGTCGTCGCGCATAAATGTGCCATGAATAATGACGTTTTAGGTGAGCTCCATATCGCCTCGCGTACCAAGTCTAAGTGTGATGAAATCGCCGCTAGTGTCGTAGAGAAGGGCAGCTTTAAACAAGCCGCTACCTTACACACGCATGAAGTGGATGCAATGGATACCGCAGCAGTAGCTCAGCTTATCCGTGATACCGGCGTACAAATCGTCCTAAACGTAGGTTCAGCTTTCATCAATATGACGGTCCTTGAAGCTTGTATAGAGACCGGCGTCGCTTATATTGATACGGCCATTCACGAAGACCCACGCAAGATTTGTGAGACGCCGCCGTGGTACGCCAACTACGAGTGGAAACGCAAACAGCGCTGTGCCGACAATAACATCACCGCCATCTTAGGCGCGGGCTTCGATCCCGGTATGGTCAATGCCTACGCGCGTCTGGGCTATGACATGATGGATAAAGGCAGCGTGACGGATATCGATATCATCGACATCAACGCGGGCAGCCATGGTAAATACTTTGCGACTAACTTCGATCCAGAGATTAACTTCCGTGAATTTACTGGTACGGTCTACTCTTGGCAGAACAGCCAGTGGCAGTCGAACAAGATGTTTGAAGTGAAGCGTACTGACGATTTACCTGTTGTTGGTGAGCAGAACAGCTACTTGTCGGGTCACGATGAGATTCACTCATTATCCGCCAACTTAGATGTGCCCAACATCCGCTTTTGGATGGGCTTTGGTGAGCACTATATCAACGTCTTCACTGTGCTACAGAACTTAGGCTTACTGTCTGAGCAACCGGTCACAACTGCTGAAGGCTTAGAAGTAGTGCCATTGAAAGTTGTAAAAGCGGTGCTTCCAGACCCAAGCTCATTGGCGCCAAACTATACGGGCAAAACCTGTATTGGCGACCAAGTAAAAGGTAAGATCAATGGCGAAGAGGCTGAAGTATTCATCTATAACGTCTCTGACCATAAAGACGCTTACAACGAGGTCGGTAGCCAAGGTATCTCTTACACGGCTGGCGTGCCACCGGTTGCTGCAGCTATGCTAATCGCTACTGGCGAATGGGATGCCGGCAAGATGGTCAACGTTGAAGAGTTAGATGCCCGTCCGTTTATCAACTTGTTAAACAAGATTGGTTTGCCAACGCGTATCAAAGATGCGAATGGTGACCGTCCTTTAGAGTTTGATATCTAA
- a CDS encoding DUF2164 domain-containing protein, translating to MSKEKLINLSKEDEDIVLDSLRSYMSEEFDVDIGNLPAKFLLDFIIETIGPTIYNQVIEDMEPWLYDRFTGILEDMHAFKKD from the coding sequence ATGAGTAAGGAAAAGTTAATCAATTTATCCAAAGAAGACGAAGACATTGTTTTGGACAGTCTGCGCAGTTATATGAGCGAAGAGTTTGATGTGGATATCGGCAATCTACCGGCCAAGTTCCTGCTAGACTTTATCATCGAGACTATAGGGCCGACCATATACAACCAAGTCATAGAGGATATGGAGCCGTGGTTGTACGACCGCTTTACTGGTATCTTGGAAGACATGCATGCTTTTAAGAAGGATTAA